gtgttttaaacaaaatagagaaacTATAAAAGGGAATAAGGATTTTTTCAAAAGATAGAAATCCTTAATTATCGCATATTAGTGAATAAGATTCTTGCAGTGACCAAGTATATTGTGTGTTcaaaaaagacaatttttattccaacaaGTGCATTAATCAGATTACTGCACAATTagtaattgtacaaaaatataatgttttaacaaaatattataattttggaTTGTTCAACGAATATTTGTCTCAATGCATTTGTAAAATGGTTattagattttaaatatttaatctttatattaaaatgtcatTGAAGAATAACAAtgtgatacatttttattaccgagaaattttttatttcggcaATAACGGCTAAACTGAAGAACATCAACATCCAAAAGAAGATAACAATagactatatatatatgcttttTGCGATTGTTCATTTTAATCGACGCTTGGCTGTGGAGATACATTCGACCGCTTTCAGCTATAGTCGACACTCGTACCGCGGagatattatatcaaatacaaatattatatcacagttcaagaataaacaaattagaattaaaagttttatcgttatacaaaTTAGTCTACATTCTATACAATGGAAACTACTTGATGGATAATGGAAATTGTTTCTgtaagtattaattatataagtaGTCTCTTCACCATTATCGTAATACAAAAGAACAAGTTTTACAATACatctacatatacatacataggtCTTCATTTCGTTATCGGATACGATAATATCacatattatacgatataattaacGCAATTAAGCGGAACCatataacttattataaaattaaattagttaCAACTTACATAAAGAATGCAATCCTAATCTTAATGCAATTGCATTCAAACCACATTTCTGGTTTTTTTCTAATCATtggttaataataatatcctcttgcacaattttatttagaaatattacatgGTTTAACAACACTTTGTTGTGCAATAAATAACGATCATGTTGCTGGCAACCACGAAATCGATAAGAATGATTAAACATGAGAGAGCATGGGATAACTTGATACAACGCGTGTGTGTATGCGAATAGTGAAACAAGGAAGAAGACCTAATTGAGTGAAAGCTAAGGTCAAAAGGCCAATAAACGTTCTCGGACGAGCCGATAAGCTGCATAATAGCAAAATACCAATTGCATTTCtctacttttctctttcttaatcGATATCTACGATATCATGCTACCTGTACAATCAATCAGGGACATGGATTGATTTTCAATCGTAGAAGTGTTTTAAGTTTGCTAAGTTACATGAATTtaagtttttttatttcaaaggaTATTCAGTGGAAAATGACGTTGAcgaaaatggtaaaatatgcgtgtaaaatgttaattataattgaaattatagaaaaagaacATAATATGTCTTTGATAGGAGGGCATAAGAGAAAAgtctttgtaattaaatatgtatcagATAAAAATAGCTACTAATTAAGCTTGATATATCTGACaggaaaattcaataaatggGTCCGATAATTATTGTccattgtttgaaatattaattgtaagatGCGTGACTTTCAATGTATCATTTTCAATGATTCTTTAATCTAGTTTGACATAGTTTCCATGTTTCATGTTTGTTTCATCATTATAATTAGCGTTAGTATCTcataattgaatttcgatCTATCTAATGACCAAACACCGAAGAAAGTATAAGAGACTgatttttctcgatttctataatctctttttaattatttgagagatataatagaatattggAAAGTGTAGTATCCGCTAAAGTTCGTGCTATTGCTAATTACATTTAAGTTTCTCTGTGTAATTTTTTGTTGTATCAATCAACTTAATTAGAAAAAcagaaatgttttaaattaatatcctATTGTgtcttcgttaaaaattaagtattaaaacaataatattaaatagtaaaatgaaatattattactgaTACGATTCGTACGTTTAAAATGATCAATCGATGGTGATGATGCTGCGTATGACTTACGGTTACTCCCCACGCGGGTTGTGCGTATTTCAAAACGAGAATGAGTGCAAGACGAGGTCATGGAATGTGCAGTACTTATATATCTGTTAGAAGCAATTCCAACTGTCTAGAATTTTCTTCGTCAATCTCGACACGTAGATTTTGCGAAATTTCGAGAGGAACAAGCGCATTAGAAATGGAACATCGAGCTTGATGTATGATTCAGTATATTTCAGTTCAATGAAGAAAAACTAGAAGAGGAAGTAATGACCGTCTAAGATGTATGAGatttaaatacatacgtatgatggaattattattcaatgatAATCGactataatctttttattgtgAAACTAGTTATAacgatttctatttttcgaaTTCAATTCTGGCATTCGATTCGCTTAACTGTAAATTGTACTACTTTTTGGTGGTTTCGAAAATTGATAATAGATGAGAGCATACGgttatttttagataaaatttacGTTTTTATATTCCAGATCGAGCATACGAACTTTCATAAACCTAAGTTTCAAGTCACGTTGTCGTTTCCATTGAAATACGTTATTATCTAAGTTTCTATCTAAATTTGCTCagtttgtttctttaattgtgGCTTATTTCATaagcaaatttttctttgattcttttctctgtttctttcaatAATATGCATTAAAATCACCATAATGCTAATATTggtaataattatgtttttatattaattacacatAAAATTACTTGAATAATATAAGAACAATACAGAAaagtactatttttattaacgatataaaaatgctactttaattaatacaaaccTTTATTGACACCTAACTGAAGTTCtttaaatcgtaattaaataacaattaaataattaataacaataaagtTCAATACCCctccaaaaaaagaaaagagaagagaaagggaaaaaacaTTGTCAGTGATGAAGTCCAAGAAAACAGATAAGAAAGATCTCAGTCAATAGAATACAACCTCCAACTTGTTAAAAACACCAAATTGATGAACCGTATGATGAAATGTATATCTCACCAAATTAAATCATCACTTTCAAAAACAATCAGATTCAATCAACACCTACCACTAGTctaataaaactattaaaaaggaagatctatatagtattaaaaaggaaataaaaaaaagaagaattaacattaaaagaaataagaataagagaaaaaggataACAAGCGATATGAACCGAGGGGAAAGCGGAATGCGTTAACGTCgtgaaaggaagaaggaggaaaCGAAAGCGAGCTCTCTCTCACGTTCTTACGCAGCTGAGAAGATGCTCTCGTAAGAAATCTTACCTGTGAAACACTGGAAAACTATCGAGAAAGAGATAGGGGTGGGGAACAGAGGAGAGCAACGTCTATCAAAAGGCAACTTTCACATGGTCACCACGCGAAACCCCTTTTCGGCTTCCTGGAACATCATGGGATTAAAAGTATCGTTGCTATACTGCGAAAAGAGAGGCACCAACACAAGCAATTTACCTGAAAGGTCATTCCTCGACCTCCTTTGAAAAAATCGGAACGAATTTCGATCTAACCTCTTTGTCTTTCCTTCTCCTTACTCtcgcttcttcttttatagAGAGGTTCAGTTACCTCAGCGGTCAGGTAGATCTCTGATTTACCCTTGATTCCTTTTCCTTGTTTGCTATACAGGGTGTCCTAGCAATCGTCGTACAATCGGGAACAGGGtgattttacataaaaaaaagcGTGAATAATAACaagtaataacaaaatacagaacaaatttttttcgGACAATGCTTCGTTCCTGAGAAAATcgtgtttaaaaataataaaataaaatgagtaaTGGTTTAAGAATTAgtatatattgcaataaaaGTCTTGATATAAGACGAATGCTTTCCTTAGAAACCACTTCTTTCAAGGAAACCATTTTCTTTAAGGATACCTTATATTCAGGTTAGACagtattttgaaatagaaagtGAGTACTGCAATGAgtaatacttaaaaaaaaaagctactGAAGTGAAATTCCTaactaaatattgtattaactTGTGAGTAACTGGACACTTGAAGGTAATTATCTTAATAAAAACAGTTTTCGAAACTAATGACGTCACAAGTGTTGAAACCTGGATAAGCgaagaaagtaatttatatattatatgtatatattagtattattaatacgaaatgtGTATAATTATCTCCATTCttttatgattaataattaatctcaCATCCAGAAAAAGGAGCAACTTCGCtgtttacttttaatatcTCAATTATAAACTAATTGTTACATTGTCTTCTCATAATATAGCTTTCGATCACTTAACTCATTTTGCATCGAAAGTAGACAAATTTCAATCGTCGACTTTCTTCTACAGTGCTCATATTACATGGTCAAAGGTTCAATGCAGTGGTTAATAATGGTACCTCTCGGTGTTTCAAGATTTATCGCTACACAGTTgcactttctctttctcaaaGACCGTTAAAACCATCAATTACACACACCCTTGGCCAGCTAActcgaagaggaaaaaaagcaGGTTAAACAGCAGCGCTATCAAATATAACAGCCGACTTAGAAAAAGCAAGTCGCGGAAAAGATCGATCGTCCATGTAAGAGGAAGGCATCGATTTCCGCGTCTTCTTCGGGAAAGGCGTCGTGATGCAAGCCGGCGAAACTTTCACTATTCTTAAACAACCACTAATCAAGATGAAGACGACTACCAGGTAGGTACGTTGctttcctctcctttcttcccttctttttgTCACTGAAAAACCGTACTCGATGAGCGTCCTCGAGGTCAAGTCTTCTTGACGAACCTTTGCCGAGTTAGGTTTCCTAAAAAAAATCACTATTGGTGGTTGAACACTTCATCGATTGATAAAATCGCGATATTTGGCAAATAGTCACATTTTTTGCGAATTTTTAAGGTTATGATTGAATGATTTTGTGGACTTTTAGGAAGAATTAGTTCTTTGTGTATACATTTTTGCTTAGATTTtgagataaattaatttcgttttaaaaaataatttatttatatattattttccatttttctattcaataattaatgattGTTATCTGTTATTTGTTATGTATGTAAgacaatattaaaacataattatatacatagttATAATAATCCGAGTTATGTGCTATATGAAGTACGTCTGactaaaatacaaattctacAATCTATTTAGAGAGTTGATATTTATTCGGTCAACAATGAATTTCTTATGTCTTTTTTATACCAGAACGTTAATCACTTCGAGGCTAATACAGAATGTCACTGCTTTATTTAACTACAGATATTAGACAACTTAATTTGTGTAATTTAATGAAAGTCTTATTGGTCTTTGTTCAGATTAtacatagaatataatttaattaaaaaaataatttatataaaaaggcGAAAGAAGTtaaatttaacgttttaaaGAATGTTTATTAGATTGTGGATAGTAAGTTAactaatatatgtacatatttctagTATGATGGATTTGTGAGGTTACGTATATcaaaacatttctttcttttaacaagtttcagtatatatacatacatgtatctTGATCTCTAATGCAATCAATCATTTTATAACATGCGTAATCACATAATGATATTCGTGTTTATACTTAAACATCTAAATATCTCCAAGAGGATTAATTTATAcgtgtttatacatatacatttagAAAGACGACGCACTTCCGTGTAATCAATCACTATTAAGATTCATTGGTTTATAAATccttaattttcatatttcatatttttacgtgaTTCATAATAATAAGGTTAATTATTCGAAACGTTGAAAGTTTGAATACGGTTGATATAAATCTTTCGACGTGACGCGCGCACATGATGCAATGCAGTGACGCGTTCATGCGAATAAGCCGCATTGGTGGACCACAGAGCACTTGGTTTCCCACACAGGGTGGCGTGGGCCAGAACTCTTCTTAGCTTGTATAATGTTTTAGACGAAGAATCATTGCACAATACACCGTTTATgctttatacgttttacctCATCACACACAGGATTGAATGATACGAAACCGCGTGCTAGGATAGTTTCTCCTTATTTACGTGAACATGTTATTTCTAGattcgaatggaaattatttaccATATGATTAACACAGTTGTGTATTTTGTTTGGCAAATGTATAGAAGCATTTTCGAAATGTTGATTTGAAGATATCTTTTACCTGGCTATGAGtgcgaataaaaatgatttaacgtGTTTTCTGTTTGTACCTAATTCACAGAATATGATGTCATTTATGTTGAAACTAATTTCTAGGTGCCATACCATAATTGATggtttttcaatatttattctttcataatatttaattttaatatcaccgtaatttctttttgttttaatatttgtttattttcttctgttattgtttatgttattgttattagcATGTTAATGTTACTAATGTTACTACTCGATaaggaaatttcataaatatttctcagtaaaatttaaagtttaaattttatcttatgcGAAATAGGAATCTCAGGGTCTAAAATTCACAGCGTTCACCAATCAGCATTACTGTTGAATGCGGTCAGTtcttgcaatattttaatgacTTTGTGCCAATTTAGACTTTCGTTACACGTGTTCCTGAGAATACGGAGAAATTAAAGTGAAACGTGATTTCATGCAGCTAAATTTTCGATTGCATTATTCTCATTCTGTAATTATTCCCATAATGATGACCTTGTATTATAAAGCGCcctagtatatatatatatgcagtatatataatgaattttaaaatgactTTTACacttataaaaatagaaattagcTTGTTGCGTCTGGATTAgtatctttttttcatttttattttaaaattacccCTGGATGTctcttttgtttaaaaattttttaatttaattctaaatttatatatatacacatattttttttattattttcttaattttcccTTCTAGGTTCATACAGagtttttctattatttgtgAAGATTTGAAATTCACTTTAAAAGACAttctttcttgttatttttgatccgtaaatttacatttagatATTTCCTACTATCAAGAATAACTGTTTCACTATGTATTATAGGCTATTTCTTATAATACTAGTAAATGTGATGTAACCCAGTATTTTGATTTTAGTTCTATTTTACTCGCCCGCTACCTGTTTTGCTTCTAACAGAAAGTTTATTTTGGCaaaggatttttatttttatttgacgaggatttttattttttaaggaaGTATGTTCTCGAAGGATGATTTCACAGACGACTTTCTCTGGCCCTCTTAAACAGGAGAAAAGGAGCacgaatagaaaatgaaagttCACGACGCTCCATGTGGGAGATTGTAGTCGGAAGATCAATCGAACGTGCTTTCACGTTGCAATAATTTAGCAACGAAATAACTGATTCGGCTCATTGTTTTAAACAAAGATATACTCTATATAAAGATGTTGTagcaaattttgtaaatagtaTTAAACTATTTCACAACGATATTTTGTTAACTAAAGAATTAATTTGGACTCCCAGCCATCGATctgttatttcaaaattttctacgtCCTTATTCGAAACTTAAACCTTCAATAAAAAACTCAACTATAACCTAActtatttatcaataaaaggTCAAGGGATAATGCGAAAGAAGACATCATggttttatgtaaaaatacataaaaaaagcTTTATTTCGCCACCGTTTTCTTGCAAAAAGTAACgtataaaaaaacatttaatcctaattgtcgtcgtcgtcgtcgtcttgaTTACCGTGTTTCTAACTTCCGTTAGAGCCACCatcgtcatcatcatcatcatcatgaTCGTCGTCATTATCATCACCATTATCATCATCGTTATGATCGTCGTCATCATTCTGGTCATCACGGTCATCATCATGATCGTGGTCGTATTATTCTTACTAATCGTGTAACTCCGAATTGCGAGCAGGAGCCTCATGTTACTATCGACTGTCCATTCGATTGTCCTGTTCCTGCTCGTCGCCGCGGTCGTCCACGTGGGATCACAGTGTGTTGCGTCCAATAGGATCGCAGTTGAGCCGTGGCTGAAGCCGTGGCCGAAGCCGTGAATGCGTGCGTGTCGCGGAACGTAAAGATAGGTTCGATTACGGGTGGAGGAGGAGCTGCGGGGGTTCAACGGGCATTTTGAGTGACTAGTAAGGCCCTGAAGCGCCGGGAGTCCCGTAAGACGTACTGGGTCCGCTTGGTCCGCTACCGCCATGACCGTCAAGGCCTCCACCGACGCCTCCGCCGATGCCGCCGCCGATTCCTCCACCGATTCCTCCGCCGATTCCTCCGCCGATTCCTCCGCCGATTCCTCCGCCGATTCCTCCGCCGATTCCACCGCCGATTCCACCGCCGATtccgccaccgccaccgccgccaccACCAGAGGTAACTTCCTTCTGTAATTCGTAGAATGCAGTCTGATCAGTTTCGATTAAACACGAGATTTTTTAGGTACACAGGTTCTGTATGCTGAATTAGAGTGATGAATATTGGAGGTTTGGATGGAGAGTTCATAAACGCATGACGGGTTCTGTGTGAGTTTTAGATATTCTAACTGTCAACTGCTTTGTTGAAGacgaaaattatgatatataataggGGATATCCTTTCTTTAATTCAAGTAAGAGTTTAAATGTATAGTTCTAGGGCAGCAACTTATATATgacgattttatattttctacaggCTTATTAGTATCTCTTAAACCTTGAAAAACATATGTAACTTTGCAAATTAGGAAAAGTTTCGTTACATAGATTAAACTGAGAAACTAAATACCTCGAGTAAAGAACCTATACAAGCAATATAGTAATAACTTTAATGTAAGAAGTGGCTATGAAGAATGAAACGATTCCaattacaaaagaaacaaaagaagatgAATATCTCCACGGAAAAACATTTCCATATTTcatatcataaaatttcttcctatGGGTCGCTTACCTGGGTCTTGTACTTGATGAAGTAAACTTCTGGTTTGCTCGGTTGGGTCGGAGCAATAGTAGGCAGAGTGATTTCTGGAGCTTCTTCCGGTTTCTTCACCAACACGTAGATCAACGTCTTCTGTTCATCTTGTTGAGGAAGAGCAGGAATGACAGGAGCAGTGGGAGTTGGTGGAGTGGGTGCCTTGATGAAGATGATCTTGTAGTGCTTCTGGGGTGGAGCTGGTGGTAAAATGGGTCTGGCAGGTCTGTCTTCTGGGGCTTCTGGTGGTGGTACGTGTACGTAGATGTGTTTCTGGATGAGAGAACCACCTCCGAATCCACCACCGCCACCTCCGCCGGCTCCTCCACCGATTCCACCACCGAAGCCACCACCGAAGccaccgccgccaccgccTCCGATGCCACCACCGAAGCCTCCACCGAATCCACCGCCGAGTCCACCGCCGAGTCCACCGCCGAGTCCACCGCCAAGTCCACCGCCAAGTCCTCCGCCAAGTCCTCCGCCAAGTCCTCCGCCAAGTCCTCCTCCATGTCCGCCACCGAGTCCACCACCTATTCCGGTGGTTCCACCTCCCGGTGCTCCGTAACTGGAGCTAGGCTGAGAGTAAGAATAACCTGCTTCTGGCCGCGCCATCGCCGAAGCGGCGAGCATCACGATCTAGGAACAGAGAGAGTAATATGGTTAGAGTGGTGAATTTAACGAAAACAGCGAGCGAAGAAAAGGATTATAGGAAAATAATCAATGAAAcgtaaattaaagaaaatggaaCGAGGAATTACATGGGATTAGAAAGTTTTCCTTGTGCTTTCATAATTGTGCATCTTAATACGGTCATCAAATGCATTGACATCGAATGCAATTGCATCTGTATTGTCTTCTGGATCGGCAGAATCCCTACTCTTCTTTACTTTCTCTCATACCCTCTCCCTTTCTATGCTCTTCACAAATTcccattttccttttctttctgtctctttCGTCGCTACTTCTAATATCTAAATTCTTTGTGTAATTCAAGATTTTGACAATTCTAGTTCAGTCACGTATTTCGATTCTCAAAAGCACAGTTTGTTTATACCTTAGTACTTTAGTTTCATAACTAACTAAGTTGTAATCTTATTTTCCACCGCGACACGTTTTTATGACtcggaaaaatataatgaattctGTTGATACCAATATAGGTAGAACTAGCAAGAAAAGTAGCAATGGGTCGACTTATACTACTGTGATTCTCAACCCTCCACTTGGCCAGGATCCtaataggaaatttcaaagaaaattcaagGGAAAAGGGATCGACGGAATCCaatgtaaatagaataaatgcactataataaaaaaaaaatcaaagaagaaggaaacaaaagattagcgaaaagaaggaagacaTGAAATAAATGGACAATAATCCGGCAATAGCAAATGGACACTGTCTAGAACGTCACAGGACACTAGCTCCACTGGTCAGGAAGAGGATGTCGATCGAAAAGGGTCAGCGAGTAGACGAAAGAAATTCAACTCACCATGAATGCCCTCATGGTTGCTGCTGTTCCTTGGATTTGAGGACTGATGCTCCACAGATGCTACGGTTCCCCTTTTATACCAGCCCTGGCCCCACTCGTATCTCGACCCATCACCTATGCTGATGAGACCGTCTGGCgaatctctttctctctttccctctttctccgcTGTCGCCGATCTTGCTGCAGCTTTTTTCCTTATACACTACGAACTTGACTCCCTCGGTACTCGTTGTTAACCCTTTTTTAATCGAAGATCGATTATCCTTGAATCTTTGTCCCTTTTAAAAATTCTGCATTCACGGGTGACAAACATGTCAGCGCGAGGTGATGTGTTTTTTGGCCGGCAAGAGGATTGGCACTTTCTAAACTCACCTAATGCCTGCGAGTAT
This is a stretch of genomic DNA from Bombus pyrosoma isolate SC7728 linkage group LG16, ASM1482585v1, whole genome shotgun sequence. It encodes these proteins:
- the LOC122576274 gene encoding glycine-rich cell wall structural protein: MRAFMIVMLAASAMARPEAGYSYSQPSSSYGAPGGGTTGIGGGLGGGHGGGLGGGLGGGLGGGLGGGLGGGLGGGLGGGLGGGFGGGFGGGIGGGGGGGFGGGFGGGIGGGAGGGGGGGFGGGSLIQKHIYVHVPPPEAPEDRPARPILPPAPPQKHYKIIFIKAPTPPTPTAPVIPALPQQDEQKTLIYVLVKKPEEAPEITLPTIAPTQPSKPEVYFIKYKTQKEVTSGGGGGGGGGIGGGIGGGIGGGIGGGIGGGIGGGIGGGIGGGIGGGIGGGVGGGLDGHGGSGPSGPSTSYGTPGASGPY